TGGCATTAGCCATGTAACGCATTACCACGATCGGTGAAAAAAGCGCCAGGATTACAACGGAATAGCCCCACCAGGGAATTGCTTTGAGCGATCGCGCCACCGGGTTAGTGTTAGACGATTTTTTCTCAGTATTTGATACGCGCTGAGCAACAGGAATATCGTTGGGAGAAGACATATGGTTGCTTTGGGTCAATGTTTAGATAGCAGGTTATAGCAGATATTCAGGTTTTGTGGTTGCAACTTTGATTGGTCAGATTCAGATATTGAAATATTGAAATATCGAACAGTCAAGCGGGCTAGATCGTTGCAAGTTAATCCAAATTCGTGCTGTAATTCCTGCACCAGGGGCATTAATCTATACATATTGCAAGATTGCACAGATTTACAGCAAACAGGCTAGATTGGATCATGGGTAATATACCTACAGTAACAGCCTAAATGCAACCATGAGAGGGAATAGTTTGGGCGACAATTTACGTTTAGTAACACTGCCGGAGAAATTTGATCGGTTTGATCGGTTTGATCAATGAGCGGAAAAGTTAGCGGCATACTTAAATAATTAATATAATTAATTGCATCAACTAATTAAAATTGCTGATCGGCAGTAGATCCGGCCTAAGAGCCTGAATCTCAGCGATCGCACTGATGACGCGGAACCGGATTGCCCCTAAAATCGACTCTAGTTGAAAAGGTATGTGTGAGGGAAGAAATAGGGTGAATTTCCGCGAGGCCTGTCAGCGATTTAGACGCTTGAGAATTTTGCTAAATCAATGTCAATCGGTCGGTTTTGGTTGCCATTTGTCGGTCTTTTGTTCGGAGCAGATCGCCAGAGAATTGTGGCAAGAGCGATCGGCATTGGCCTTGATGTTTGTGGGTGAATATCGCCGGATTGGGATTCAAAGTGATTCAGCGGCGATCGATTTCCAGGTACATCCCAATTTGTCGTTGCAACGGTATTTTGATATTTAGGTTTTGAATATTGTTTAATTCCAGAATCACGATGTCAATAATCTTAAATAGCAAACCTATAGTCGATCGCAGTTTGTATGTATGATTGATAATTTTTCCGATCATCCGATCATTTTAACAATCTGCAACGCTAGGTTTTATAACCGCGTAAACGCAACAATTACGATCGCTATGGAGCAATCAAGCAATCAATTGTACTGATGAAATAGCTATGTGCTATTAGATCATAACTATCAATAATTAAACCTGAGCCATTTACTATGCGGCACAACATAGCCAGTGGCTTTATTTTATTGCCTATAATAAGCGTTAATATAGTTTGCTATAGCTATCTATCTATGCATCTATCTACTATTTTGCCAACTTAAATCTTAAGGATTTGCAATCTAAACCAGGTAGATGATCGCTTGTCTTAAAACCATCAAATTCTTTGTAGTGGATTACTACAACGCTTAGATATGCAATCGAAAGGAATCAATCGCAGCCAACTATTCAACCAACCGATCGACAAGGTAGCGATCGGCTTGATGGTGATTTTAGGGGTGGCGATCGCGGCGCTATTGTTATTGGGCGATCGAACCAGGCCAGAGATACGTGAATTTAGCTGGCAAGATCAGCAAGTCGAGGCTGCTGATACCGCATTTGTGCTTACTTTCAATCGACCAATGGATCGAGAAAGCGTGGCCGCAAACCTGAGTATTACGCCAGAATTACCAGGCAGAATGAGTTGGGCGGGGCGACGGATGGCCTATACCCTCGATACCCCGGCGGTCTATGGCAATGAATACACGATCGAGCTAAAAGAGGCCTTCGATCGCTTTGCCGATGAGGTGGGTAATCATGTACCGATTGAGCCATTTACCACCACATTCTCTACCCCCAAGCCTTTACTTGCCTATATTGGTGGTGCTGAGGATGATGCCGGAAGATTAGTGATTTATGATCAGCAGAAGCAAGAGCGATTATTAATTTCGCCAGCAAATTTGAGCGTAACGGATTTTCGGGTTTATAGCGATCGGCGTAAGATCCTTTTTTCTGCGGTTGAGCGATTGGCCGATGGCAGCTTGGATGTGCTAGAGCAAAAGATCTATAGCGTTACCACTGGGCTAGGAGAGAATGCTGAGGATGTGGGTAAAGTTGAATTAATTTTAGACTCGCAGGAATACCAGAATTTTAAATTTGATCTGTCGGCAAATGATCAGGTTATTGTGGTGCAGCGGCTAGACAAGCGTAACCCTGGCAGATATGGATTATGGGTGTTGAGAGAAGGCATGCCGCTAGAACCATTAAACAATGAACCCGGTGGTGATTTTATGATTACGCCGGATAGTGATGCGGTGGCGATCGCCCAGGGCGAAGGGGTGGCGATCTTGCCGTTGGAACCGGAAGCGGAACCGTTGGATTTTTTGCCCCGCTTTGGCACGGTGCTTAGTTTCAGCAGTGATGGTACACAGGCCTTAACAATTAAGTTCAACAAAGACTTTACCCGATCGCTGTTTTTGGTCACGAATCAGGGCGTGCAGCAAGAACTGTTCACCACGGAAGGATCGATCCTGGGGGCGCAGTTCTCACCGAATAAGAAGCTTGCCTATTGCCTGCTGACCGATTTATATCAAAATGAGAATCTCTATCGAGAAATTCCCTATTTGGCGGCGATCGATATCCAAACTCAACAAATCACCCGCTTAATTGACCTGCCAGAACAACAGGACTTAGAGATCAATGTGGCTCCTGATGGCACGGCGATCGCCTTTGACGTGGTGTTGGAAAATCCTGATCAGCCCAACTATAGCGAGTCCGATCGCGGTGATGATGGCGTTAATGCACCAACTGCGCCAAGTCCACCCCAGCTAAAATTGCTCTCGCTGCCAGGGGCAAATTTGGAAAGTCCTGGCTTAATCTCGTTGAATCTGATTGGCTCTAATCCCAAATGGCTACCCTAGATTGGCTGGTTACTTAATTCACTAGCAGGCGATCGCAAATTGCTTTTAAGTCATTCGCATTCGCTAGATGGATCGCATTAATTCCCATGCTCTTAGCGGTTTCCACATGTTGCGGTGAATCATCGATATATA
The sequence above is a segment of the Pseudanabaena sp. PCC 7367 genome. Coding sequences within it:
- a CDS encoding Ig-like domain-containing protein, with the translated sequence MQSKGINRSQLFNQPIDKVAIGLMVILGVAIAALLLLGDRTRPEIREFSWQDQQVEAADTAFVLTFNRPMDRESVAANLSITPELPGRMSWAGRRMAYTLDTPAVYGNEYTIELKEAFDRFADEVGNHVPIEPFTTTFSTPKPLLAYIGGAEDDAGRLVIYDQQKQERLLISPANLSVTDFRVYSDRRKILFSAVERLADGSLDVLEQKIYSVTTGLGENAEDVGKVELILDSQEYQNFKFDLSANDQVIVVQRLDKRNPGRYGLWVLREGMPLEPLNNEPGGDFMITPDSDAVAIAQGEGVAILPLEPEAEPLDFLPRFGTVLSFSSDGTQALTIKFNKDFTRSLFLVTNQGVQQELFTTEGSILGAQFSPNKKLAYCLLTDLYQNENLYREIPYLAAIDIQTQQITRLIDLPEQQDLEINVAPDGTAIAFDVVLENPDQPNYSESDRGDDGVNAPTAPSPPQLKLLSLPGANLESPGLISLNLIGSNPKWLP